One Megalops cyprinoides isolate fMegCyp1 chromosome 4, fMegCyp1.pri, whole genome shotgun sequence genomic window carries:
- the LOC118776367 gene encoding calsenilin-like isoform X3, with product MSVRWETEGLQTVGIVCLVFMFLKLMHLLGLIDITETDDSSDSDLELSTVRHQPEGLEQLQAQTKFTKKELQSLYRGFKNECPSGLVDEDTFKSIYSQFFPQGDATTYAHFLFNAFDIDRNGSIRFEDFVIGLSVLLRGSVTEKLNWAFNLYDINKDGYITKEEMLAIMKSIYDMMGRYTYPSVRDDAPFEHVEKFFQKMDRNRDGVVTIDEFIETCQKDENIMSSMQLFENVI from the exons ATGAGTGTGAGGTGGGAGACGGAGGGCTTGCAGACCGTGGGCATTGTCTGCCTGGTCTTCATGTTCCTCAAACTTATGCACCTGCTGGGGCTCATCGACATCACCgagacag aTG acagcagcgaCAGTGATCTGGAGCTGTCCACAGTGCGGCACCAACCAGAGgggctggagcagctgcaggcccaGACCAAGTTCACCAAGAAAGAGCTGCAGTCTCTCTACAGGGGCTTCAAGAAT GAGTGTCCCAGTGGGCTGGTGGATGAGGACACATTCAAGTCCATCTATTCTCAGTTCTTTCCCCAAGGAG ATGCTACAACTTAtgctcatttcctgtttaacGCGTTTGACATAGACCGAAATGGCTCCATTCGCTTTGAG GACTTTGTGATTGGactgtctgtgctgctgaggGGTTCAGTGACGGAGAAACTGAACTGGGCTTTCAATCTCTACGACATCAACAAGGATGGGTACATTACTAAAGAG GAGATGCTGGCAATAATGAAATCCATCTATGACATGATGGGAAGGTACACTTACCCCAGCGTGCGAGATGACGCCCCCTTTGAACATGTGGAGAAGTTCTTCCAG AAAATGGATCGGAACCGAGATGGAGTGGTGACCATTGATGAGTTTATAGAGACCTGCCAGAAG GATGAGAACATCATGAGCTCCATGCAACTCTTTGAAAACGTTATCTAG